The following proteins are encoded in a genomic region of Cryptomeria japonica unplaced genomic scaffold, Sugi_1.0 HiC_scaffold_446, whole genome shotgun sequence:
- the LOC131871705 gene encoding subtilisin-like protease SBT4.14 — protein sequence MASTVITHLLFPLAFLVILFSTAASRQLNEKLYIVYMGDVPSPDIQDYSQTAATASHLSLLHSLHGSYEAAQESFVHSYWKSFNGFAAWLSSSHAQHLSNTDGIVSVFESKKPKPLTSRSWDFVGLPLSQQTNDLEYQSDVIVGVLDTGVWPESESFDDKGLGPIPSKWKGVCQTTPDFKSCNKKIIGASFYNKGSGSEPEAGEFISPRDSDGHGTHTASTAAGSIVKNASLFGFAQGDARGGVPGARIAIYKVCFSDCSDVDILAAFDDAIHDGVDIISVSIGYSNGGFLPPLNYFEDSIAIGAFHAMKRGILTSNAACNDGSVGTVCNYSPWSLTVAASSIDRQFKSQLNLGNQTSFEGRAINTFTMEQPWYPLVYGGDATNVSGGFSSQDSSGCKLYSLDRSLVEGKIVLCYLADPYDLPDGGVYVSGGAGAIIMYDPMNDTASSFIVPATLIFNKEGEVIRSYINSTSSPTASIEKGVVRNDLPAPIVASFSSKGPNQITPNLLKPDITAPGVDILAAWSKAAPMTTSPLDKRVVDFNIVSGTSMACPHATGAAAYVKSFHPDWSPAAIKSALMTTASTFDATLEGNRAGELGYGSGQINPLKAINPGLVYEADAKSYINMLCSQGYNETSLRLLTGESVTCSSKLSENGVWELNYPSMMIVRDVSEPIFVQFPRTVTNVGPPKSTYQAKLDAPLGMNVTVEPDTLSFTSSNQKMSYNVKIESRVVPDDYALLSGALTWSSGNYSVRSPIVVYYVKQ from the exons ATGGCAAGTACAGTCATAACCCATCTTCTGTTTCCCTTGGCTTTTCTCGTTATCCTTTTCTCCACAGCTGCTTCTCGTCAATTGAATGAAAAG CTTTATATAGTGTACATGGGTGATGTTCCATCCCCAGATATACAAGATTACTCCCAAACAGCAGCAACTGCATCTCACCTCTCATTGCTTCACTCTCTACATGGAAG CTATGAGGCAGCACAGGAATCTTTTGTTCATAGCTATTGGAAAAGCTTTAACGGATTTGCAGCTTGGCTTTCCTCATCTCATGCCCAACACCTCTCAA ACACAGATGGCATAGTTTCGGTCTTTGAAAGCAAAAAGCCCAAACCCTTAACAAGTAGATCATGGGATTTTGTGGGACTCCCTCTGTCTCAGCAAACCAATGATTTGGAGTATCAAAGTGACGTAATTGTTGGCGTTCTAGATACAG GGGTATGGCCAGAATCGGAAAGTTTCGATGACAAGGGATTGGGTCCCATTCCCTCAAAATGGAAGGGAGTGTGCCAGACAACACCCGACTTCAAATCCTGCAATAA GAAAATAATAGGTGCAAGCTTTTATAATAAAGGCTCTGGATCTGAACCAGAGGCTGGTGAGTTCATCTCTCCAAGAGATTCAGATGGCCATGGAACACACACTGCCTCCACAGCGGCTGGAAGCATTGTCAAAAATGCCAGCCTTTTTGGATTTGCCCAAGGAGACGCGCGTGGAGGAGTACCTGGCGCAAGGATTGCTATATACAAGGTTTGCTTTTCAGATTGCAGTGACGTAGATATTCTTGCCGCATTTGATGATGCAATCCATGATGGTGTGGATATTATTTCTGTTTCGATTGGTTATTCAAATGGAGGATTCCTTCCCCCACTTAACTACTTTGAAGATAGCATTGCAATTGGAGCATTCCATGCAATGAAGAGAGGAATCTTAACATCAAATGCTGCTTGTAACGATGGATCTGTGGGAACTGTTTGCAATTATTCCCCTTGGTCCTTGACAGTGGCTGCAAGCAGCATTGATCGCCAATTCAAATCACAACTTAATTTGGGAAATCAAACGTCCTTCGAG GGGCGTGCTATAAATACATTCACAATGGAGCAGCCTTGGTATCCTTTAGTATATGGAGGAGACGCTACTAATGTTTCTGGCGGATTTTCATCACAGGACTCAAG TGGTTGCAAGTTATATTCCCTGGATCGCAGCTTAGTTGAAGGAAAAATAGTACTTTGCTACTTAGCAGACCCATATGATCTGCCCGATGGTGGAGTGTATGTCTCTGGAGGGGCAGGTGCCATAATAATGTACGATCCAATGAATGATACAGCTTCCTCGTTCATCGTCCCAGCTACACTTATATTTAACAAAGAGGGAGAGGTTATCAGATCTTACATCAACTCCACAAG CTCTCCAACGGCAAGCATAGAAAAAGGTGTGGTTCGGAATGATTTACCTGCACCTATAGTGGCTTCATTCTCATCAAAAGGTCCCAACCAAATCACACCAAATCTTTTGAAG CCTGACATCACCGCACCCGGTGTAGATATTCTAGCAGCTTGGTCAAAAGCTGCACCAATGACCACAAGTCCTTTGGACAAAAGAGTTGTGGATTTTAACATAGTTTCTGGAACATCCATGGCATGCCCTCATGCCACAGGAGCAGCGGCCTATGTCAAGTCATTTCATCCTGACTGGTCTCCTGCTGCTATCAAATCTGCTCTCATGACCACAG CATCTACATTCGATGCAACATTAGAGGGCAATCGTGCTGGGGAATTAGGATATGGTTCAGGGCAGATTAACCCCCTCAAGGCCATCAATCCGGGGCTTGTGTATGAAGCTGACGCAAAATCCTATATCAATATGCTATGTAGCCAAGGATACAATGAAACATCTTTACGTTTGTTGACAGGAGAATCTGTCACTTGTTCTTCAAAATTATCCGAAAATGGAGTATGGGAACTTAACTATCCTTCCATGATGATTGTTAGGGATGTAAGTGAGCCCATTTTTGTTCAATTTCCAAGAACAGTTACAAATGTAGGACCTCCAAAATCTACTTACCAAGCCAAATTAGATGCGCCCCTTGGAATGAACGTGACAGTGGAACCAGATACACTCTCTTTCACGTCCTCCAATCAGAAGATGTCATACAATGTGAAAATTGAAAGTCGGGTTGTACCAGATGATTATGCTTTACTATCAGGTGCACTGACTTGGAGCTCTGGCAATTACAGTGTGCGCAGCCCCATTGTTGTATATTATGTGAAACAGTAA